A single Mustela lutreola isolate mMusLut2 chromosome X, mMusLut2.pri, whole genome shotgun sequence DNA region contains:
- the LOC131820751 gene encoding protein FAM156A/FAM156B-like isoform X1, with amino-acid sequence MCFSQTVKGYWYLSRPKDQVALCDHRLHLSMDPVQKCNSTLTPESSPMISEETSREVTAASPPSFSELLMMGLGDLKTGVGTKHPAPLPEGLLQQRYRDEKTLQERRWERSASPQRKRTLLGHMRRRHLDHVAPYRVERKARISSLGDRDQNRFRCECRYCQSHRPSVSGMPAERKGAPHPSSWDTLVQGLSGLTLSLGTSRPGLLPDGVLQQQEREEKLQREMQQESKRMFQRLLKQWLKEN; translated from the coding sequence ACCCAAGGACCAGGTGGCGCTGTGTGATCACCGACTACACCTCTCCATGGATCCAGTCCAGAAATGTAACTCCACGTTGACCCCTGAATCTTCCCCAATGATCTCTGAAGAGACTTCCCGAGAAGTCACAGcagcctcccctccttccttctcagaaCTGCTGATGATGGGCCTCGGTGACCTCAAAACCGGTGTGGGCACAAAACACCCTGCCCCTCTGCCAGAGGGGCTGCTCCAGCAGCGGTACAGGGATGAGAAAACCCTCCAAGAGAGGCGGTGGGAAAGGTCAGCGTCCCCTCAGAGGAAGAGAACCCTTCTGGGGCACATGAGACGGCGACACCTCGATCACGTGGCACCTTACCGGGTCGAGAGGAAGGCCAGGATCTCTTCCTTGGGGGACAGAGATCAGAACAGATTCAGATGTGAATGTCGATACTGCCAGAGCCACAGGCCCAGTGTCTCTGGGATGCCTGCAGAGAGGAAAGGGGCCCCGCATCCTTCCTCCTGGGACACACTGGTGCAGGgcctcagtggcttgaccctcaGCCTGGGGACCAGCCGGCCCGGCCTTCTGCCCGATGGGGTGCTCCAACAacaggaaagagaggagaaactCCAACGGGAGATGCAGCAGGAAAGCAAAAGAATGTTCCAGAGGCTCCTAAAGCAGTGGTtgaaagaaaactga
- the LOC131820751 gene encoding protein FAM156A/FAM156B-like isoform X2, with translation MDPVQKCNSTLTPESSPMISEETSREVTAASPPSFSELLMMGLGDLKTGVGTKHPAPLPEGLLQQRYRDEKTLQERRWERSASPQRKRTLLGHMRRRHLDHVAPYRVERKARISSLGDRDQNRFRCECRYCQSHRPSVSGMPAERKGAPHPSSWDTLVQGLSGLTLSLGTSRPGLLPDGVLQQQEREEKLQREMQQESKRMFQRLLKQWLKEN, from the coding sequence ATGGATCCAGTCCAGAAATGTAACTCCACGTTGACCCCTGAATCTTCCCCAATGATCTCTGAAGAGACTTCCCGAGAAGTCACAGcagcctcccctccttccttctcagaaCTGCTGATGATGGGCCTCGGTGACCTCAAAACCGGTGTGGGCACAAAACACCCTGCCCCTCTGCCAGAGGGGCTGCTCCAGCAGCGGTACAGGGATGAGAAAACCCTCCAAGAGAGGCGGTGGGAAAGGTCAGCGTCCCCTCAGAGGAAGAGAACCCTTCTGGGGCACATGAGACGGCGACACCTCGATCACGTGGCACCTTACCGGGTCGAGAGGAAGGCCAGGATCTCTTCCTTGGGGGACAGAGATCAGAACAGATTCAGATGTGAATGTCGATACTGCCAGAGCCACAGGCCCAGTGTCTCTGGGATGCCTGCAGAGAGGAAAGGGGCCCCGCATCCTTCCTCCTGGGACACACTGGTGCAGGgcctcagtggcttgaccctcaGCCTGGGGACCAGCCGGCCCGGCCTTCTGCCCGATGGGGTGCTCCAACAacaggaaagagaggagaaactCCAACGGGAGATGCAGCAGGAAAGCAAAAGAATGTTCCAGAGGCTCCTAAAGCAGTGGTtgaaagaaaactga